One genomic segment of Impatiens glandulifera chromosome 6, dImpGla2.1, whole genome shotgun sequence includes these proteins:
- the LOC124944120 gene encoding proline-rich receptor-like protein kinase PERK1, which translates to MSSPSPTSPPSNTTAPPPPVTSPPPISSPPPPPLPVASPPPAISPPPPASIPPPPPSSSPPPPPTPTTTPSPPPSSSPPPPPTPTTTPSPPPSSSPPPPPTPTTTPSPPSSSPPPPTPTTTPSPPPPPSSPSSSSPPPPSSPPPPITIGNSPPPPPLPSSSSPPPPPSTTTTPSSSSSSTLSTGVIVGITLGGVAALAILSILFIFCCKKKRKARHEFYLPPPSYGPKDNHYGVQVQPWQHNTAPPPPDHQISIPQKPQTDYSSLPPYSSVSAYSESDTNPTSQPAGGVALGYPKSTFTLEELSRATNNFSTANLLGQGGFGYVHKGILPNGKVVAIKQLKAGSGQGEREFHAEVDTISRVHHRHLVSLVGYCITGSSRLLVYEFLPNDTLEFHLHGKGQSSLDWATRLKIALGASKGLAYLHEDCHPKIIHRDIKASNILLDLNFEAQVSDFGLARFTSDIDTHVSTRVMGTFGYLAPEYASSGKLTDRSDVYSFGVVLLELITGKRPVATSNSFMDDSLVDWARPILTQAMEDGNFDSLVDPKLRVYNHVEMARMVACAAVSVRHSARRRPKMSQVVRALEGDVSLDDLNEGGIKPGHSTVYGSHNSDYDTGEYKVDMKNFRKLVLDSQEYASSEYSGGRTTSEYGLIQSGSSSEVLTSEEMETRRLNKDSRGFSDL; encoded by the exons ATGTCTTCACCTTCCCCAACTTCGCCGCCGTCCAACACAACCGCTCCTCCTCCTCCGGTTACCTCTCCTCCACCAATTTCTAGTCCACCGCCGCCGCCGTTACCCGTCGCTTCTCCTCCGCCTGCCATTTCTCCTCCCCCTCCGGCGAGTATCCCGCCACCTCCACCTTCATCATCTCCTCCGCCGCCGCCTACTCCGACGACCACTCCCTCACCCCCACCTTCATCttctccgccgccgccgcctacTCCGACAACCACTCCATCACCTCCACCTTCTTCATCTCCGCCGCCACCGCCTACTCCAACGACTACTCCATCaccaccttcttcttctccgcCGCCACCTACTCCAACAACCACTCCATCACCTCCACCGCCACCTTCATCACCATCCTCTTCTTCCCCTCCTCCGCCGTcttcgccgccgccgccgatAACGATCGGCAATTCACCCCCGCCACCGCCTTTACCATCCTCTTCTTCACCGCCGCCGCctccatcaacaacaacaacaccaTCATCGTCTTCAAGTTCGACTTTATCGACAGGGGTCATTGTCGGAATCACTTTAGGAGGGGTCGCAGCACTAGCGATTTTGAGCATTTTGTTCATTTTCTgttgcaagaagaagagaaaagcTCGACATGAGTTCTACCTTCCACCTCCATCTTACGGTCCTAAAG ATAATCATTACGGCGTCCAAGTACAACCATGGCAACACAATACCGCTCCTCCACCGCCCGATCATCAAATCTCGATTCCCCAAAAACCACAAACTGATTACTCATCACTTCCACCTTACTCCTCTGTCTCAGCCTACTCCGAAAGTGATACAAACCCAACCTCACAGCCTGCCGGAGGAGTTGCATTAGGTTATCCAAAAAGCACATTCACCTTAGAAGAATTATCCAGAGCAACAAACAATTTCTCGACTGCAAATCTTCTTGGTCAAGGTGGGTTTGGCTATGTTCATAAAGGGATTCTTCCCAATGGAAAAGTGGTTGCTATTAAACAACTTAAAGCTGGAAGTGGCCAAGGAGAACGCGAATTTCACGCAGAAGTTGATACCATTAGCAGAGTTCATCATAGACATCTTGTTTCATTAGTGGGCTATTGCATAACTGGATCTTCAAGATTGCTTGTTTATGAATTCCTTCCAAATGATACTTTAGAATTCCATTTACATG GAAAAGGACAGTCTTCATTGGATTGGGCTACAAGGCTGAAAATCGCTCTAGGAGCTTCCAAAGGACTCGCATATCTCCACGAGGACT GCCATCCAAAGATCATTCATAGAGATATCAAAGCTTCTAATATACTACTTGATTTGAACTTTGAAGCTCAG GTTTCTGATTTCGGGCTTGCCAGGTTTACTTCTGATATCGATACCCATGTTTCTACTCGTGTCATGGGAACTTTCGG CTATTTAGCTCCTGAATATGCTTCTTCGGGGAAGCTAACAGACAGATCAGATGTTTATTCATTTGGCGTCGTTCTCTTGGAGTTGATTACTGGAAAAAGGCCTGTTGCTACTTCCAACTCTTTCATGGATGATAGTTTAGTTGATTGG GCAAGACCAATACTGACACAAGCTATGGAGGATGGGAATTTCGATAGCCTAGTGGATCCAAAACTACGCGTTTACAATCACGTCGAGATGGCTCGGATGGTCGCTTGTGCAGCTGTAAGCGTGCGCCATTCAGCCAGACGTAGACCAAAAATGAGCCAG gttgtgcgggctttagaaggagatgtttctTTGGATGATTTAAATGAAGGAGGGATCAAACCTGGACATAGCACTGTTTATGGTTCTCATAATTCAGATTATGATACTGGAGAATATAAGGTAGATATGAAGAATTTCAGAAAACTTGTTTTAGACAGTCAGGAATATGCGAGCAGCGAGTATAGTGGAGGAAGAACTACTAGCGAATATGGTTTGATCCAGTCGGGTTCGAGCAGTGAAGTGCTAACTTCTGAAGAAATGGAGACCAGAAGGCTGAACAAAGACAGTCGAGGTTTCTCCGATCTATGA